Proteins encoded in a region of the Magallana gigas chromosome 8, xbMagGiga1.1, whole genome shotgun sequence genome:
- the LOC105332696 gene encoding mitotic checkpoint protein BUB3 translates to MAETPNEFKLKNAPEDGISAVKFGTTNQFLLASSWDQTVRLYDVISNNLRIKYSHSEPVLDCCFYDAVHSYSGGLDCTLKMFDFNTSTEQNVGQHDDPIRCVEYCPEVNVIITGSWDSTVKLWDPRAPCAAGSFSQPDKVYTMSVCGDRLVVGTAGRRILVWDLRNMGYVQQRRESSLKYQTRCIRCFPNKQGYVLSSIEGRVAVEYLDPSPEVQKRKYAFKCHRIKENGVEKIYPVNAIAFHTHHNTFASGGSDGFVNIWDGFNKKRLCQFHRYPAGIASLAFSPDGAVLAIASSYMYENDEPIEPVEDVIYIRNVSDQETKPKS, encoded by the exons ATGGCAGAAACACCAAATGAATTCAAGTTAAAGAATGCCCCTGAAGATGGAATTTCTGCTGTCAAATTTGGAACAACCAATCAGTTTCTACTGGCCTCTTCTTGGGATCAGACGGTCAGATTGTACGATGTTATTTCCAACAACCTGAGGATTAAATATAGTCATTCAGAACCTGTGTTAGATTGTTGCTTTTAT GATGCAGTACATTCATACAGTGGAGGATTAGACTGTACACTCAAAATGTTTGACTTTAACACCAGCACAG AACAGAATGTAGGTCAACATGATGACCCAATTCGTTGTGTCGAGTACTGCCCAGAGGTCAATGTCATCATCACAGGGAGCTGGGACTCCACAGTCAAACTGTGGGACCCCAGGGCGCCATGTGCTGCGGGGTCCTTCAGTCAGCCGGACAAG GTGTACACGATGTCTGTGTGTGGGGACAGGCTGGTGGTGGGGACTGCCGGGCGGAGGATCCTGGTCTGGGACCTGAGGAACATGGGATACGTCCAACAGAGGAGGGAGTCCAGTCTCAAGTACCAGACACGCTGTATCCGATGCTTCCCCAACAAACAGGGATACGTACTCAGCTCCATTGAGG gaaggGTAGCTGTAGAATATCTTGATCCAAGCCCAGAGGTACAGAAAAGGAAGTATGCATTCAAGTGTCATCGAATCAAAGAGAATGGTGTGGAGAAGATATATCCTGTGAATGCCATTGCCTTCCACACACATCACAACACGTTCGCCTCGGGGGGCTCCGATGGATTCGTCAACATCTGGGACGGGTTTAACAAGAAAAGATTGTGCCAGTTTCACag GTATCCCGCTGGAATTGCGTCCCTTGCATTTAGTCCGGATGGTGCAGTACTAGCCATTGCTTCCTCCTACATGTATGAAAACGACGAGCCTATAGAACCAGTGGAAGATGTGATCTACATCAGAAACGTCAGCGATCAGGAAACCAAACCGAAATCGTGA
- the LOC105332695 gene encoding sarcoplasmic calcium-binding protein, with product MDYLKTKWAIWFKSLDADKDNKITPEDMQISAKKFEEIRKLIGDKGSVDGAEFDNTKWWNDYIFRKGPGVSMTKDEFVESLAEAYQKDKAAFRQEMERCFGDIAKFVTENMDRPIQEQEFAFGFKVFGQEDAGQVAKAFQLFTAAYGQPTVQQIVDAWVQFITDDDQSKQDMIKEAFGN from the coding sequence ATGGATTACCTAAAGACAAAATGGGCAATTTGGTTCAAATCTCTGGATGCTGATAAGGATAACAAAATAACACCTGAAGACATGCAGATTTCTGCCAAAAAGTTCGAGGAAATTCGGAAACTAATAGGAGATAAGGGGTCCGTAGACGGAGCGGAGTTCGACAACACAAAATGGTGGAACGACTACATCTTCCGTAAGGGTCCCGGGGTGTCGATGACGAAAGACGAATTCGTGGAATCCCTCGCAGAGGCCTACCAAAAAGACAAAGCGGCTTTCCGCCAAGAAATGGAGCGATGTTTCGGCGACATCGCCAAATTCGTCACGGAGAATATGGACCGTCCTATACAGGAGCAGGAATTCGCCTTTGGGTTCAAGGTGTTCGGTCAGGAGGATGCCGGACAGGTAGCGAAGGCCTTCCAGCTGTTCACGGCCGCTTACGGGCAGCCCACGGTACAGCAGATAGTGGACGCTTGGGTCCAGTTCATTACAGACGATGATCAAAGCAAACAGGATATGATTAAGGAGGCTTTTGGAAACTGA